A single Dehalococcoidia bacterium DNA region contains:
- the rpsK gene encoding 30S ribosomal protein S11 produces MAVKGKGTRVKKRERKGVVRGRAYIQSTFNNTIVSLTDDRGGVISWSSSGTTGFKGSRKGTAFAAQRAAAEATRKGMEHGLRQVDVYIKGPGSGREAAIRTLQASGLTILSIRDVTPTPHNGCRPPKRRRI; encoded by the coding sequence ATGGCAGTAAAAGGCAAGGGAACCAGGGTTAAGAAACGTGAACGCAAGGGCGTTGTAAGAGGACGTGCGTACATTCAGTCGACTTTTAACAATACGATAGTCAGCCTGACCGATGATAGGGGGGGGGTGATTTCTTGGAGCAGTTCCGGGACCACTGGGTTTAAGGGATCACGTAAAGGAACAGCTTTCGCAGCTCAACGAGCTGCGGCGGAAGCCACGCGCAAAGGTATGGAACATGGATTACGGCAGGTTGATGTCTATATAAAGGGGCCTGGCAGTGGACGTGAGGCGGCTATCCGCACATTGCAGGCAAGCGGTCTTACCATTTTGAGTATCAGGGATGTTACCCCAACACCTCATAATGGATGCCGCCCCCCGAAGAGAAGAAGAATTTAG
- the rpsM gene encoding 30S ribosomal protein S13 has product MPRVAGVDIPANKRVEISLSYIYGIGPTLSKKILAQTGVDPDTKVKELTDEELNRIREAIDKGYRVEGDLRKEVTFNIKRLIEIGSYRGIRHRRGLPVRGQRTKTNARTKRGPKKTVAGRGRRRGMTKK; this is encoded by the coding sequence ATGCCACGTGTTGCAGGTGTTGATATCCCAGCAAATAAAAGGGTCGAAATTTCTCTTAGCTACATCTATGGGATTGGGCCCACCCTCAGTAAGAAGATTCTGGCTCAAACGGGTGTTGATCCTGATACCAAGGTCAAAGAGCTCACTGATGAGGAATTAAACCGTATCCGAGAGGCCATTGACAAGGGTTATCGGGTGGAAGGCGATCTAAGGAAAGAAGTCACCTTTAATATCAAGCGGCTTATCGAGATAGGGAGCTATAGGGGCATAAGGCACAGAAGAGGGCTTCCTGTGCGGGGTCAGAGAACGAAGACCAATGCCCGCACCAAGCGTGGACCGAAGAAGACGGTTGCGGGTCGAGGGCGACGCCGTGGCATGACCAAGAAATAG
- the rpmJ gene encoding 50S ribosomal protein L36, with amino-acid sequence MKVRASVKPRCNKCKIVKRKGAVRVTCSNPKHKQRQG; translated from the coding sequence ATGAAAGTCCGAGCTTCAGTGAAGCCACGTTGTAACAAATGCAAAATAGTCAAGCGCAAGGGAGCAGTTCGAGTTACGTGCTCAAATCCCAAGCATAAGCAGAGGCAGGGATAA
- the infA gene encoding translation initiation factor IF-1, translating to MAKKEAIEVEGVVTEPLPNGMFRVELPNGHLVLAHASGKMRRYFIKVVRGDRVLVELSPYDLTRGRVTYRFNK from the coding sequence ATGGCGAAAAAAGAGGCCATTGAAGTTGAGGGGGTAGTAACTGAACCCTTGCCCAATGGCATGTTTCGCGTTGAGTTACCCAATGGACATCTGGTCTTGGCCCATGCTTCGGGTAAAATGAGGCGTTACTTTATAAAGGTTGTGCGCGGTGATCGTGTTCTTGTGGAACTCTCGCCTTATGATCTGACCAGGGGCAGAGTTACTTATCGGTTCAACAAATAG
- the map gene encoding type I methionyl aminopeptidase, translating into MGIIIKSPSEIRVMRQAGKIVAIVLEILSKEVKPGITTGELDGIAVKAIEEQGGRPSFKGYRGFPASICTSVNEQVVHGIPGGRILKEGDIIAIDVGAIYNGFQGDAAVTVGVGKISPEARSLIDATSGSLEAGIKEASAGARLSDISAAIQAYAESRGFAVVREYVGHGIGREMHEKPEVPNFGLPGKGPILRQGMTVALEPMINAGGWRTKVLDDHWTVVTEDGKLSAHFEHTIAITDGAPEVLTRL; encoded by the coding sequence ATGGGAATCATTATCAAGTCGCCAAGCGAAATCAGAGTAATGCGGCAGGCGGGGAAAATCGTAGCCATTGTGTTGGAGATTCTGAGCAAAGAGGTCAAACCGGGAATCACAACTGGTGAGCTTGATGGCATCGCAGTCAAGGCGATAGAAGAGCAGGGAGGTAGGCCTTCATTCAAGGGATACAGAGGTTTTCCGGCTTCTATTTGCACTTCTGTAAATGAACAAGTAGTTCATGGTATTCCGGGAGGGCGCATTCTCAAAGAAGGCGATATTATTGCCATCGATGTGGGCGCGATATATAATGGTTTTCAGGGTGATGCAGCCGTCACCGTTGGGGTAGGCAAGATAAGCCCTGAGGCGAGAAGCCTCATCGATGCAACTTCCGGATCGCTGGAAGCAGGTATTAAGGAGGCTAGTGCGGGGGCCCGTTTAAGCGATATTTCAGCTGCGATTCAGGCTTATGCTGAATCCAGAGGCTTTGCAGTGGTGAGGGAGTATGTGGGCCATGGCATTGGTCGGGAGATGCATGAAAAGCCGGAGGTGCCCAATTTTGGGCTGCCCGGCAAAGGGCCAATCCTGAGGCAAGGTATGACAGTGGCCCTAGAGCCAATGATTAATGCTGGTGGCTGGCGCACGAAAGTGCTTGATGATCATTGGACGGTCGTCACCGAAGATGGTAAGCTGTCAGCTCATTTTGAGCACACGATTGCGATCACTGATGGGGCGCCGGAGGTTTTGACTCGACTCTAA
- a CDS encoding adenylate kinase, which produces MNIILLGAPGAGKGTQAVVLVKEKKMAHVASGDLFREAQKSGTELGNLAKSYMEKGELVPDEVTVKMVLERIAKPDCANGFLLDGFPRTIPQAEALDKALSSQNKAIDKAVYIYVPEEDLIKRLSGRWICRKCQAPFHLVDAPPKVVGKCDHCGGELYQRADDNEKTVRNRLEVYLKQTSPLIDYYAKAAKLLKVNGKQSVNDVSKEMLAALA; this is translated from the coding sequence ATGAATATCATTCTTTTGGGAGCGCCAGGGGCAGGCAAGGGGACTCAAGCAGTTGTTCTCGTCAAAGAGAAGAAGATGGCGCATGTTGCTTCAGGGGATCTCTTCCGGGAGGCTCAGAAGAGCGGGACGGAGTTGGGTAACCTCGCCAAGTCCTATATGGAAAAGGGGGAGTTGGTTCCTGACGAGGTAACAGTAAAGATGGTTCTGGAACGCATCGCGAAACCCGATTGTGCCAATGGGTTTCTGCTGGATGGTTTTCCACGAACCATACCGCAGGCAGAAGCGCTGGATAAAGCCCTGTCATCGCAGAATAAGGCCATCGATAAGGCTGTTTACATTTATGTGCCGGAAGAAGATTTGATCAAGCGTCTTTCGGGTCGCTGGATCTGCCGAAAGTGCCAGGCGCCTTTTCATCTGGTCGACGCACCGCCGAAGGTGGTCGGCAAGTGTGATCACTGCGGCGGTGAGCTCTACCAGCGTGCCGATGATAATGAGAAGACGGTGAGAAATCGATTAGAGGTCTATCTAAAGCAGACCTCTCCCTTGATTGATTACTATGCAAAGGCAGCCAAGCTGCTCAAGGTCAACGGTAAGCAGAGTGTCAATGATGTGAGCAAGGAGATGCTCGCTGCCTTGGCCTGA
- the secY gene encoding preprotein translocase subunit SecY: MVQAVVNALHHPDLRRKLLFTFGILVIFRFIAHIPVPGVDTEALKDLFEQNQLLGMLDIFSGGAMRTLSIAAMGVYPYITASIIMQLLVPIVPRLQALSKEGEDGRNKINKYTHWLTVPLAMMQGYGQLELMSRPVSGGGVPPIHGVGLTGSDLLPTAAMVIALTAGTMLLVWMGERITESGIGNGISIIIFGGIVAGMPQNLERTRLLSGYGGLFKLAILLVAIAFLIVYVTEAFRRIPVQYSRSTFRGGRVYRQSGGTHIPLRVNSAGMIPLIFAMSLMVFPGTVASYFMNAEGQNSNFANFIYELFNTGEGYGWFYWSFYFLLVVGFTFFYTMVIFQQQNIADNLQKQGGFVPGIRPGKPTAEYLNGITNRLTWGGALFLGLVAIMPVFAGVMVGSSATNAQTLMLISSAGILIVVGVVLDTMRQMEAQLLMRHYEGFIK; encoded by the coding sequence CTGGTACAGGCGGTGGTGAATGCTCTTCATCACCCCGATCTTCGACGAAAGCTGTTGTTCACCTTCGGCATTCTGGTGATCTTCCGCTTCATTGCTCATATTCCCGTGCCTGGTGTTGACACTGAGGCACTCAAGGACCTCTTCGAGCAAAACCAGTTGTTGGGCATGCTGGATATCTTCAGCGGAGGCGCCATGCGCACGCTGAGCATAGCTGCCATGGGGGTCTATCCCTATATAACTGCCTCAATCATCATGCAGCTTCTGGTTCCGATAGTCCCGAGACTGCAAGCGTTATCTAAAGAGGGCGAAGACGGAAGAAATAAGATAAACAAGTATACCCATTGGCTCACCGTCCCGCTGGCTATGATGCAGGGGTACGGTCAATTGGAGCTTATGAGTCGACCTGTCTCTGGAGGTGGGGTTCCTCCCATCCACGGGGTTGGCCTAACAGGGAGCGATCTGCTGCCCACAGCTGCGATGGTGATAGCTCTCACAGCGGGCACCATGTTGCTTGTATGGATGGGTGAACGTATAACAGAGAGCGGGATCGGAAATGGGATTTCAATCATAATCTTCGGGGGCATTGTAGCCGGAATGCCGCAGAATTTGGAGCGCACTCGTCTCTTATCAGGCTATGGCGGCTTGTTTAAGCTGGCAATATTGCTGGTGGCTATCGCTTTCTTGATCGTATACGTTACGGAAGCCTTTCGGCGCATTCCGGTTCAATATTCGAGAAGTACCTTCCGTGGAGGAAGGGTTTATCGGCAAAGTGGGGGAACGCACATTCCGCTTCGAGTGAATTCGGCCGGAATGATCCCTCTCATTTTCGCCATGTCACTGATGGTATTCCCGGGTACGGTGGCCAGTTACTTTATGAATGCAGAGGGGCAGAACTCTAATTTTGCCAATTTCATCTACGAACTATTCAATACAGGAGAAGGATACGGATGGTTTTACTGGTCCTTCTATTTTCTGCTGGTGGTTGGGTTTACCTTCTTTTATACGATGGTTATTTTCCAACAACAGAATATCGCCGATAACTTGCAGAAGCAGGGAGGGTTTGTTCCGGGCATTCGCCCGGGGAAGCCAACAGCAGAGTATCTTAATGGTATAACCAACAGGCTCACTTGGGGAGGGGCGCTATTCTTGGGGTTGGTGGCCATTATGCCCGTATTCGCAGGAGTGATGGTGGGCTCTTCAGCTACTAACGCGCAGACACTTATGCTCATCAGCAGCGCGGGGATACTGATCGTGGTCGGGGTGGTCCTCGACACAATGCGGCAGATGGAAGCGCAGCTTTTGATGCGTCATTATGAGGGATTTATTAAGTGA
- the rplO gene encoding 50S ribosomal protein L15, translating to MKQNELHPPVGAKHKRKRVGRGLGSGHGTYSCRGLKGQKSRSGGGVHPLFEGGQNPLVKRLPYKRGFNNIFRTEYVIVNIERLSIFPEGSEVTLEAMVAAGILKGLNKPVKILGDGEIARKMVVKANKFSQAAKSKIEGAGGTAEVIA from the coding sequence TTGAAACAGAATGAATTACACCCCCCAGTGGGGGCTAAGCATAAGCGGAAGCGTGTAGGGCGCGGTCTGGGAAGCGGGCATGGTACTTATTCTTGCCGTGGACTGAAGGGACAGAAGTCCCGTTCGGGAGGTGGGGTTCACCCGCTTTTTGAGGGGGGGCAGAATCCTCTGGTGAAGCGTTTGCCGTACAAGCGCGGATTCAATAACATATTCCGTACGGAATATGTTATTGTAAATATCGAGAGGTTGAGCATTTTTCCCGAGGGATCCGAGGTGACTCTCGAAGCTATGGTTGCTGCAGGGATACTGAAAGGATTGAATAAGCCTGTTAAGATATTGGGAGACGGTGAGATCGCGCGCAAGATGGTGGTGAAAGCGAATAAATTCTCGCAAGCAGCTAAGAGCAAGATAGAGGGCGCAGGGGGGACGGCGGAGGTGATCGCCTGA
- the rpmD gene encoding 50S ribosomal protein L30: protein MSTLRITWKRSTIGYAKDQRRVIEALGLHSLNGVVEHRDSPQIRGMVRKVRHLVEVEEMSQEGES from the coding sequence ATGTCCACACTGCGCATTACCTGGAAGAGAAGCACGATTGGTTATGCCAAGGACCAAAGAAGGGTGATTGAAGCCTTGGGTTTGCATTCATTAAATGGTGTTGTGGAACACCGCGATTCGCCGCAAATTCGGGGAATGGTGAGGAAGGTCAGACACCTGGTGGAGGTAGAGGAAATGAGCCAGGAAGGTGAGTCTTGA
- the rpsE gene encoding 30S ribosomal protein S5 codes for MNQRINPEELNLTEKLVHVRRVAKTVAGGRKLSFSALVVVGDDQGHVGFGLGKGKEIPVAIRKGAAVARKKLIRVPINGSTIHHEITAKFGAAEVFLKPAAPGTGVIAGKAVRAVVESAGIRDILSKSKGSSNPINVVQATLTALSQLRDPREELAKRGKALPQDRETS; via the coding sequence ATGAATCAAAGGATTAATCCAGAAGAGCTAAACTTGACCGAAAAGCTGGTCCACGTAAGGCGTGTTGCTAAAACTGTCGCTGGTGGGAGAAAGCTTTCATTTAGTGCCCTGGTAGTGGTGGGTGATGATCAGGGTCATGTGGGTTTCGGCCTTGGTAAGGGCAAGGAGATACCTGTTGCTATCAGAAAAGGGGCAGCTGTAGCTAGAAAGAAACTCATCCGGGTACCGATCAATGGAAGCACCATTCATCATGAGATAACCGCCAAATTTGGCGCCGCCGAGGTTTTTCTTAAGCCGGCAGCTCCGGGAACCGGAGTGATTGCGGGGAAGGCTGTTCGAGCTGTGGTTGAATCGGCAGGAATAAGAGATATTCTGAGTAAGTCTAAGGGTAGCTCAAATCCGATCAATGTCGTCCAGGCGACTCTGACGGCGCTGAGTCAGCTCAGAGACCCAAGAGAGGAATTGGCCAAGCGTGGCAAGGCATTGCCGCAAGACAGGGAGACCAGCTAA
- the rplR gene encoding 50S ribosomal protein L18: MTSVKEARVNRTRRHLRVRKKVSGTATKPRLCVFRSLKHIYAQLLDDSEGRTLVSASSFDTTKEAGPKSKSEDAKLVGTLLGKRALDIGVEQVVFDRGGYRYHGRVKILADAAREAGLKF; this comes from the coding sequence ATGACAAGTGTGAAAGAAGCTAGAGTCAACCGAACAAGGAGACATTTAAGGGTCCGAAAAAAGGTTAGCGGCACAGCAACCAAGCCCAGGCTCTGTGTTTTCCGTAGCTTGAAGCACATATATGCTCAGCTTTTGGATGATAGTGAAGGGCGGACTCTGGTCTCGGCCTCCTCATTTGATACAACGAAAGAAGCCGGTCCAAAGAGCAAGTCTGAGGATGCCAAGCTTGTTGGCACTCTGTTAGGAAAGCGGGCTCTAGATATCGGAGTTGAGCAGGTTGTTTTTGACCGTGGGGGGTATAGGTATCACGGCCGAGTCAAAATCCTGGCGGATGCAGCCAGAGAAGCCGGACTAAAATTCTGA
- the rplF gene encoding 50S ribosomal protein L6: protein MSRVGKKPVTIPKEVEVKIEGSKITVKGPKGALSCSVQPAMSIEVDGSILTVSRPSDSKEHRSYHGLTRTLIDNMVQGVSQGFQKNLELVGVGYRVQAAEGKLMLYLGYPKPIEFMSPPGISLTAQGTNKITVSGIDKELVGRTSAQIRGLKPPDHYKGKGVRYSGEYVRLKAGKAGKIGGKK, encoded by the coding sequence ATGTCAAGAGTAGGAAAAAAACCCGTAACAATACCCAAAGAGGTTGAGGTTAAGATTGAGGGAAGTAAAATAACTGTCAAAGGGCCTAAAGGGGCCCTTAGTTGCTCCGTGCAACCGGCTATGTCCATTGAAGTTGACGGGAGCATTCTGACAGTTTCGAGGCCGTCTGATAGCAAAGAGCATCGTTCTTATCATGGTCTCACCCGGACGCTGATCGATAACATGGTTCAAGGGGTAAGCCAAGGATTTCAAAAAAACCTGGAGCTTGTGGGAGTCGGATATCGTGTTCAGGCGGCGGAGGGAAAGCTGATGCTTTATTTAGGCTATCCCAAGCCCATCGAATTCATGTCACCCCCGGGGATTTCGCTTACTGCTCAGGGAACTAATAAGATTACTGTCTCGGGTATTGATAAGGAGCTAGTGGGGAGAACATCGGCCCAAATCAGAGGGCTAAAGCCGCCTGATCATTATAAGGGTAAGGGTGTCAGGTATTCAGGCGAATATGTGAGGCTAAAAGCAGGCAAAGCCGGCAAGATCGGCGGCAAGAAGTAA
- the rpsH gene encoding 30S ribosomal protein S8 — protein sequence MTVTDSIADMLTRIRNANMSGSNFVLVPCSKSKIAIAKVLKDEGFIREYELLKGETPQRVIKIHLKYTQTKEPVLKGLKRVSKPGLRVYVGKGEIPRVYGGMGIAMLSTTQGIMPGKQAWRSGLGGEILCYVW from the coding sequence ATGACTGTAACTGATTCTATAGCTGATATGTTAACGCGGATAAGAAACGCTAATATGTCGGGCTCAAATTTTGTGCTCGTTCCTTGTTCAAAGAGCAAGATTGCCATTGCCAAGGTTCTCAAAGATGAGGGATTTATCAGAGAGTACGAACTCTTGAAGGGTGAGACACCGCAGCGGGTCATAAAGATACATCTCAAGTATACACAAACAAAGGAGCCCGTTTTAAAGGGACTCAAGCGTGTGAGTAAGCCAGGTCTCAGGGTGTATGTCGGTAAAGGGGAAATCCCTCGCGTTTATGGGGGGATGGGGATAGCCATGTTATCTACTACGCAAGGGATAATGCCAGGAAAACAAGCGTGGCGGAGTGGGCTGGGGGGGGAAATCTTGTGTTACGTATGGTGA
- a CDS encoding type Z 30S ribosomal protein S14, with amino-acid sequence MAKTSQIVKSQRTPKYKVQHRNRCRLCGRPRAYMRYFDLCRICFRKLANEGQLPGVRKSSW; translated from the coding sequence GTGGCGAAGACTTCTCAAATAGTAAAATCACAAAGAACCCCGAAATACAAGGTACAGCATAGGAATCGATGTCGCTTGTGTGGGCGGCCGAGGGCTTATATGCGCTACTTTGATCTCTGCCGCATTTGCTTCCGCAAACTGGCCAATGAAGGACAGTTGCCGGGGGTTCGGAAGTCCAGTTGGTAA
- the rplE gene encoding 50S ribosomal protein L5 produces the protein MPQISRLKQKYHEEVVPQIMRESEYRSPMRVARLEKVVLNISMGEAIQNAKALEAATTDLATITGQHPVTTKARKSIAGFKLRQGMLIGVMVTLRGKRMYDFLDRLINAVIPRIRDFQGVSRDSFDGHGNYSLGIKEQILFPEIDYDKIDKVRGLQVSIVTTAQDDEEGRRLLELMGMPFAK, from the coding sequence ATGCCCCAGATTTCACGTCTAAAGCAGAAGTATCACGAAGAAGTAGTACCGCAGATAATGCGGGAGAGCGAGTATCGGAGCCCGATGAGGGTTGCTCGGTTGGAGAAGGTGGTGCTCAATATAAGCATGGGCGAGGCCATCCAAAACGCGAAGGCACTTGAGGCAGCAACCACAGATCTGGCAACGATCACAGGGCAGCATCCGGTAACTACCAAAGCCAGAAAATCAATCGCCGGTTTCAAACTGCGCCAGGGCATGCTGATCGGGGTCATGGTAACACTCCGGGGCAAACGGATGTATGATTTTCTTGATCGTTTGATCAATGCTGTAATCCCGCGCATCAGAGACTTTCAGGGAGTGTCCAGAGATTCATTCGACGGCCATGGAAACTATTCGTTAGGAATAAAGGAGCAAATCCTCTTCCCCGAAATCGACTATGATAAGATCGATAAAGTGCGAGGGTTGCAGGTCTCTATTGTAACCACGGCGCAGGACGATGAAGAAGGCAGGCGTCTTTTGGAGCTCATGGGCATGCCCTTTGCCAAGTAA
- the rplX gene encoding 50S ribosomal protein L24: MKIKKNDEVLVILGRSEGKKGKVQRTFPKDERLIVEGANMTKRHMKPRGTMRQAGIIEREAPIHVSDVKLICKKCHQPTRVGFRFLGDKKKVRICKKCHEVID, translated from the coding sequence ATGAAGATCAAGAAGAACGATGAAGTGCTGGTGATATTGGGGAGAAGTGAAGGAAAGAAGGGGAAAGTACAACGGACTTTCCCTAAGGATGAGCGGTTAATTGTGGAAGGGGCCAATATGACCAAGCGGCATATGAAGCCGCGGGGAACGATGAGGCAGGCGGGAATTATTGAGAGAGAAGCCCCCATTCACGTTTCCGACGTGAAGTTGATTTGCAAGAAATGCCACCAACCTACACGGGTAGGGTTCCGCTTTCTTGGGGACAAGAAAAAGGTTAGAATATGCAAAAAGTGTCACGAGGTAATCGACTAA
- the rplN gene encoding 50S ribosomal protein L14, whose translation MIQIYTRLRAADNSGAREIMCFGIPGGTRKRYATIGDVIVATVKEANPGAAVKKGDVVKAVIVRVAKPYGRRDGSYIRFDENAAVILDEKGNPKGSRIFGPVGRELREKDFMKIVSLAPEVL comes from the coding sequence ATGATCCAGATATATACTAGGCTCAGAGCGGCGGATAACTCCGGGGCAAGGGAGATTATGTGCTTCGGGATTCCCGGAGGGACGAGGAAGCGATATGCCACAATAGGCGATGTGATCGTGGCTACAGTCAAGGAGGCAAATCCAGGCGCTGCAGTCAAGAAAGGCGATGTGGTCAAAGCGGTCATAGTCCGTGTAGCTAAACCATATGGCCGTCGGGATGGTTCGTATATTAGATTCGATGAAAACGCGGCTGTCATCTTGGATGAAAAGGGAAATCCGAAAGGGAGCCGCATCTTCGGTCCGGTAGGCCGTGAGCTTCGGGAGAAAGACTTCATGAAAATCGTCTCGCTGGCTCCTGAGGTGTTGTGA
- the rpsQ gene encoding 30S ribosomal protein S17, with protein sequence MGNRRTLVGNVVSNKMDKTVVVLISTRRQHVRYKKHVVYNKKLKAHDETNACSVGDRVKISETRPLSKEKCWRVAEILTKAETREPSIKEEAS encoded by the coding sequence ATGGGTAACAGGCGAACCCTCGTGGGGAACGTAGTGAGCAATAAGATGGATAAGACGGTTGTGGTGCTGATAAGCACTCGTCGCCAGCATGTTCGCTACAAGAAACATGTCGTTTATAATAAGAAGCTCAAAGCCCATGATGAGACCAACGCCTGTAGTGTTGGCGATAGGGTCAAGATCAGCGAAACGCGACCTCTATCGAAGGAAAAGTGTTGGCGGGTAGCGGAGATTCTGACTAAGGCAGAGACAAGAGAGCCGTCAATAAAAGAGGAAGCGAGTTAA
- the rpmC gene encoding 50S ribosomal protein L29 yields MRKLKYEELRRELESSRQELFNLRFRASTRQLTDYREVNKAKKKIAQLQTIMREMELSRS; encoded by the coding sequence ATGCGGAAGTTGAAATACGAGGAACTCCGGCGAGAGCTCGAGAGTTCACGTCAGGAGCTTTTTAATCTGCGATTCAGAGCTTCCACGAGGCAGTTGACCGACTATCGCGAGGTCAACAAGGCAAAGAAGAAAATTGCCCAGCTCCAGACTATAATGCGCGAAATGGAACTATCCAGGAGTTAG
- the rplP gene encoding 50S ribosomal protein L16, translating into MLQPKRVKYRKAQRGRMKGKAQSGNSVDFGEFALQALEPAWITSRQIEASRRAIVHHVKRGGKVWIRVFPDKPVSSRPPETRMGKGKGAVDHWVAVVKPGRVLFEMAGIREDVAKEALKLASHKLPIATRIITKAQ; encoded by the coding sequence ATGTTACAGCCAAAGAGAGTCAAATATCGGAAAGCACAGAGGGGCCGTATGAAAGGCAAGGCCCAGTCTGGGAACTCTGTTGATTTTGGAGAATTCGCTCTGCAGGCATTGGAGCCCGCTTGGATTACCAGTCGCCAGATTGAGGCCTCCAGGCGCGCCATCGTGCACCATGTAAAACGCGGAGGGAAAGTCTGGATTCGCGTCTTCCCTGATAAGCCGGTTAGCTCCCGCCCACCGGAGACCAGGATGGGCAAGGGGAAGGGTGCCGTAGATCATTGGGTAGCTGTGGTGAAACCGGGCAGAGTTCTATTTGAGATGGCAGGCATTCGCGAGGACGTGGCAAAGGAGGCCTTGAAGCTGGCTTCCCATAAGCTTCCAATCGCTACCCGGATCATAACGAAAGCACAATAG